One window of Watersipora subatra chromosome 3, tzWatSuba1.1, whole genome shotgun sequence genomic DNA carries:
- the LOC137389665 gene encoding uncharacterized protein produces the protein MAKFLPPKEFDFVPEKWLEWSSRWERYRVISKTDEEAEAYQVNCLLYTMGNDSESIMNSFTLNADDRKKYDKVKEAFDKYFSPRKYVIFERAKFFRRDQMPGETVEQYVRALNDIAGRCEFGDKRSEQMRDRIVVDILDTAVSREMQKMDVTALTEDVAINMARQAEQVDKNIKELSVNNRSAAADLLASSSCGTDRNFDGSIKDRKTAATDAVNARGRQKPNGGGKSKIRTAASSYDSSSKCKRCGYKTHTQDADEPSDDQLFLGAVEVGHCSKSWTKHVQVSGVKIPVRFKLDSGADVTIIPNQLCGNIAMTPSDRTLLEAGNSNIDVLGARQNAS, from the exons atggcCAAGTTTCTACCACCGAAAGAGTTTGATTTCGTGCCAGAGAAGTGGCTGGAGTGGAGTAGTAGGTGGGAGAGATATAGAGTAATTTCTAAGACAGATGAAGAAGCTGAAGCGTACCAAGTGAATTGTCTTCTTTATACCATGGGGAATGACAGTGAGAGTATAATGAACAGTTTCACACTTAACGCTGACGATAGAAAGAAATATGACAAAGTCAAGGAGGCTTTTGACAAATACTTCTCCCCAAGGAAGTATGTTATCTTCGAGAGGGCAAAGTTTTTCCGTAGAGATCAAATGCCAGGAGAAACAGTAGAGCAGTACGTAAGGGCTCTAAATGACATAGCAGGGAGGTGTGAGTTTGGTGATAAGCGATCCGAACAGATGCGTGACAGGATAGTTGTAGACATCTTAGACACAGCTGTCAGTAGAGAGATGCAAAAGATGGATGTTACAGCGCTAACCGAAGACGTAGCTATAAACATGGCACGCCAAGCGGAGCAGGTTGATAAAAATATCAAAGAGCTAAGTGTTAATAATAGATCGGCAGCTGCAGATCTACTGGCTAGTAGCAGTTGTGGTACCGATAGAAACTTTGATGGTAGTATCAAGGACAGAAAAACCGCAGCCACTGATGCAGTAAACGCTCGTGGTAGACAAAAACCAAATGGTGGTGGTAAATCGAAGATACGCACTGCTGCCAGCAGCTATGATAGCAGTAGCAAGTGTAAACGGTGTGGATATAAAACTCACACTCAAG ATGCAGACGAACCTTCGGATGACCAGCTGTTCTTGGGAGCTGTAGAGGTTGGTCATTGTAGTAAATCATGGACTAAACATGTTCAAGTGAGTGGTGTAAAGATACCTGTCAGATTTAAGCTGGACTCTGGAGCTGACGTCACTATTATACCTAACCAACTGTGTGGTAACATTGCTATGACACCTTCTGATAGAACACTGTTAGAGGCAGGCAACTCTAACATTGATGTATTAGG GGCTAGGCAAAATGCATCATGA